From the genome of uncultured Fusobacterium sp.:
GGAGAATATATCAACCAAGGAGCTTTTGAAATATAGGTTCTTCCCTCATTTAACATAAGACCCCATTCTGGTGTAGGAGCTTGAGCTCCAAATCCCAAGAAAGATAGAGAAGCCAATTCTAACATAAGAGTCCCAATATCAGTAGTGGCTGTAACTATCATTGTAGGAATAATATTGGGTATCAAGTATTTAAAAATTATTTTAATTGGCTTAGCTCCTCCAACTATTGCAGCTTCAATATACCTGCTCTGTTTTATCTTCAAAACCAAACTTCTTGCAAGTCTAGCATATTTTGGCCAACTTACTAAAGAGATAGCTAGTACAGCATTGATCATACTTGGACCCAATATTCCAGCAACGGCTATTGCTAAAATAAGTCCAGGAAAAGACATCATCATATCTGCAAATCTCATAATAGTTGTATCTATAATTCCCCCAAAATATCCTCCTAAAACCCCCAGTATAGTTCCAACAATAAAAACTACACTCACCAATGAAAATGTCATTATTAATGAAGGTCTTATTCCATATATAATTCTTGAAAAAATATCTCTCCCTAAAACATCAGTTCCTAAAATATACTCCTTTGAAGGTGGTAACAGGGAGTCTGTCATTATGGCATAATATGGGTCTTTAGTAGCTATCACTGGAGCCCAAAGAGCAATTCCAAAAACTAATAAAGCTAAAATTGAAAACAGTATAAATTGTTTATTTTTTAAAATCTCTTTTTTCATCTATTTCTTCTCCTGTAATCTAGGATCTAAATGTTTATATGAGTAGTCTACCAAAAGGTTGATTAACATATAAAAAAGTGCTATCAGTAAAACATACCCTTGAATAAGTGGATAGTCTTGTGTAGATATAGCTTTTACTGCCATATTCCCCATACCTGGCCAGTTATATACAATCTCCACAACAGCTGTTCCGCTTAACAAACTTCCCAATGACAATCCTAAAAGAGTTATTAATGGTAACATCACATTAGGTAAGACATGTT
Proteins encoded in this window:
- the nikC gene encoding nickel transporter permease codes for the protein MKKEILKNKQFILFSILALLVFGIALWAPVIATKDPYYAIMTDSLLPPSKEYILGTDVLGRDIFSRIIYGIRPSLIMTFSLVSVVFIVGTILGVLGGYFGGIIDTTIMRFADMMMSFPGLILAIAVAGILGPSMINAVLAISLVSWPKYARLARSLVLKIKQSRYIEAAIVGGAKPIKIIFKYLIPNIIPTMIVTATTDIGTLMLELASLSFLGFGAQAPTPEWGLMLNEGRTYISKAPWLIYSPGIAIVSVVVIFNMLGDSIRDLMDTKQ